One window from the genome of Hyalangium gracile encodes:
- a CDS encoding endonuclease III domain-containing protein: protein MGPTESTATEKEPFDIDRVLERIREAVRSFADAAMFALAAQGHTTLFEQLVACILSIRTRDEVSLPTSLALLQRARTPEAMSQLAIPEIEALIRLVTFPEPKARQIHAIAVRTVKEFHGQLPCDARVLQSFKGVGPKCAHLALGIACGHQAISVDIHVHRVTNRWGYVQARTPEQTLAALEARLPRAYWVELNRLLVPFGKHVCTGTRPKCSTCPVLSMCRQVGVMNPR, encoded by the coding sequence ATGGGTCCGACCGAGAGCACCGCAACGGAGAAGGAGCCCTTTGACATCGACCGGGTGCTGGAGCGCATCCGGGAGGCCGTCCGGAGCTTCGCGGACGCGGCGATGTTCGCGCTGGCGGCCCAGGGGCACACCACGCTGTTCGAGCAGCTCGTCGCGTGCATCCTGTCCATCCGGACTCGGGATGAGGTGAGCCTGCCCACCTCGCTGGCGCTGCTCCAGCGGGCGCGCACACCAGAGGCCATGAGCCAGCTCGCGATCCCGGAGATCGAAGCCCTCATCCGTCTGGTGACGTTCCCCGAGCCCAAGGCCCGGCAGATCCACGCCATCGCGGTGCGCACGGTGAAGGAGTTCCACGGGCAGCTCCCCTGCGACGCGCGGGTGCTCCAGTCCTTCAAGGGCGTGGGCCCGAAGTGCGCCCACCTGGCGCTGGGCATCGCTTGCGGGCACCAGGCCATCAGCGTGGACATCCACGTGCACCGGGTGACGAACCGCTGGGGCTACGTCCAGGCGCGGACTCCCGAGCAGACGCTGGCGGCGCTGGAGGCGCGGCTCCCCCGGGCCTACTGGGTGGAGCTCAACCGGCTGCTGGTGCCCTTCGGCAAGCACGTCTGCACGGGGACACGGCCGAAGTGCTCGACGTGCCCCGTGCTGTCCATGTGCCGTCAGGTCGGCGTCATGAATCCCCGCTGA
- a CDS encoding GNAT family N-acetyltransferase: protein MSSEWILRPIESRDDAAVAAIIRAVMPEFGASGPGFAIHDAEVDTMSASYSRPRHGYFVVEHDGRVVGGAGIAPLAGGDPSVCELRKMYFLKEARGHGVGEKLLRRCLAFAKEAGYQLCYLETLTGMSQAQKLYERLGFGRIPQAMGRTGHFGCNRFYTLDLSSALSA from the coding sequence ATGAGTTCTGAGTGGATCCTGCGCCCCATCGAGTCGAGAGACGACGCGGCCGTGGCCGCCATCATCCGCGCCGTGATGCCGGAGTTCGGAGCCAGCGGCCCGGGCTTCGCCATCCACGACGCGGAGGTGGACACGATGAGCGCGTCCTACTCACGCCCCAGGCACGGGTACTTCGTGGTGGAGCATGACGGCCGGGTGGTGGGGGGCGCCGGCATCGCGCCGCTGGCGGGTGGAGACCCGTCGGTGTGCGAGCTGCGGAAGATGTACTTCCTGAAGGAGGCCCGAGGCCACGGCGTGGGCGAGAAGCTGCTCAGGCGCTGCCTGGCGTTCGCGAAGGAGGCGGGCTACCAGCTCTGCTACCTGGAGACGCTCACGGGCATGAGCCAGGCGCAGAAGCTGTACGAGCGGCTGGGCTTCGGGCGGATTCCCCAGGCCATGGGGAGGACCGGCCACTTCGGCTGCAACCGCTTCTACACGCTGGACCTGAGCTCCGCGCTCAGCGCTTGA
- a CDS encoding pilus assembly FimT family protein — MRGFTLMELMVTVALLALMSAMTAIGLQPLQARFRLRKATDATAQVLVRARQRAVETGRCHHVEVLADGVPVKAGVPGNALRISRRRDVDCESPADPLALIEVERVTLPDRMQVLQEKDGPLVFRSTGRTWDNVPWRLQVGDPEFQRLVVAAANGPVCTSEPAEEPCP, encoded by the coding sequence ATGCGTGGGTTCACCCTCATGGAGCTGATGGTCACCGTGGCGCTGCTCGCATTGATGAGCGCCATGACGGCCATCGGCCTGCAGCCGCTTCAAGCGCGCTTCCGCCTCCGCAAGGCCACTGATGCCACCGCCCAGGTCCTCGTCCGGGCCCGCCAGCGGGCCGTCGAGACCGGCCGCTGCCACCACGTGGAGGTGCTCGCGGACGGCGTCCCCGTGAAGGCGGGTGTCCCCGGCAATGCGCTGAGGATCAGCCGCCGGCGGGATGTGGACTGCGAGTCTCCCGCGGATCCGCTCGCCCTCATCGAGGTGGAGCGCGTCACCCTCCCCGACCGCATGCAAGTACTCCAGGAGAAGGACGGCCCGCTCGTGTTCCGCTCCACCGGGCGGACCTGGGACAACGTTCCCTGGCGTCTCCAGGTCGGCGATCCGGAGTTCCAGCGGCTCGTCGTGGCCGCGGCGAACGGGCCCGTGTGCACGTCCGAGCCCGCGGAGGAGCCCTGCCCGTGA
- a CDS encoding protein kinase domain-containing protein, producing the protein MIRPIGSGGMGEVYLGEQVSLGRKVAIKVLHHDLHLQPGMSERFKREARLLSAVEHPAVVRIIDFGESGDSACLVMELVEGDSLFELLRSGPLAPARALTVLHQLAEGLAAIHDKGIIHRDIKPENVFLTRTARGEQARLLDFGIARLIEPEADSNVSQVGVVLGTPEYLSPEQAIGARVDARSDLYCFGVLAYRVLSGRLPFDGPDPRRYIAQHANAAPLPLDRAAPGLSIHPTLVALVMRLLEKDPANRFQNAHVLADALAAAAAGPLPATVTPPGVLVPGGAPVSSGTAAFGASPAVPSLGSALASASPEAADGAKGSPPGSVPWDAPANNQSPAAAHSLPPPAGSGTAAFGVAPPATSLPPPAGSGTAAFGVAPPATSLPPPTGSGTAAFGAAPPATSLPPPTGSGTALFGALANSLPPMASGGGLASKPQNLTLMLTSIQGFAELTSRQTREEHLRMLETYEGLLLPLLKEYEGKLVQKRGDSLLAVFSSPTGAVLCGMGMQDRLWRHNQALPPETRLHVRVCLHAGEVLLMRDSVLGEPMEVVKAAEQVALADEVTFTESVNLARNRAEVAAEACGAIPLPGRGESLQLYRSKHTAAEGPPFGGRDMGSAPTEKRAVLPGKLSLEALGQKLTGLLGTRTRRLVGLGLAGGVLLFGGVGLWLWNQSPAVQARRLLEAGKPAEALKRLDAVPAEDRKDPELRQVRALALHGLKRHNDEHEVLLGLDADQREDLEPQALDALAEDFGADESDKGLRKLLGALPKDPLRSHFESLAEGDASAKQWGALRYLEASQETKGLDLVEVYMTALALEDCGVRAKAARRLGALGSTEAVPALTKLAGQPKEKQLLGSKNCGQDEAAAALQTLEKSR; encoded by the coding sequence GTGATCCGTCCAATCGGCTCGGGCGGGATGGGAGAGGTGTACCTGGGCGAGCAGGTGTCGCTGGGGCGCAAGGTGGCGATCAAGGTGCTGCACCATGATCTGCACCTGCAGCCGGGGATGTCGGAGCGCTTCAAGCGCGAGGCGCGGCTGCTGTCCGCGGTGGAGCACCCGGCGGTGGTGCGCATCATCGACTTCGGCGAGTCCGGAGACTCCGCGTGCCTGGTGATGGAGCTGGTGGAGGGCGACAGCCTGTTCGAGCTGCTGCGGAGCGGCCCGCTGGCGCCCGCGCGAGCGCTCACGGTGCTGCACCAGCTGGCGGAGGGGCTGGCGGCCATCCACGACAAGGGGATCATCCACCGGGACATCAAGCCAGAGAACGTGTTCCTCACCCGGACGGCGCGAGGCGAGCAGGCGCGACTGCTGGACTTCGGCATCGCGCGGCTCATCGAGCCCGAGGCCGACAGCAACGTGAGCCAGGTGGGAGTGGTGCTCGGCACGCCGGAGTACCTGTCGCCGGAGCAGGCGATCGGCGCGCGGGTGGATGCGCGCAGCGATCTGTACTGCTTCGGGGTGCTGGCGTACCGGGTGCTCTCGGGACGGCTGCCGTTCGATGGGCCGGATCCGCGCAGGTACATCGCGCAGCACGCGAACGCGGCGCCGCTGCCGCTGGATCGCGCAGCCCCTGGGCTGTCCATCCACCCCACGCTGGTGGCGCTGGTGATGCGGCTGCTGGAGAAGGATCCGGCCAATCGGTTCCAGAACGCGCACGTGCTGGCGGATGCGCTGGCCGCCGCGGCGGCGGGCCCGCTCCCGGCGACCGTCACGCCGCCCGGGGTGCTGGTGCCAGGCGGCGCGCCCGTCTCCAGTGGCACGGCGGCCTTCGGAGCTTCGCCCGCCGTGCCCTCGCTGGGTTCGGCCCTGGCCTCGGCGAGTCCCGAGGCCGCGGATGGCGCGAAGGGCTCTCCTCCGGGCTCCGTCCCATGGGACGCACCGGCGAACAACCAGTCGCCCGCGGCGGCGCACTCGCTGCCTCCTCCGGCTGGCAGTGGCACTGCGGCCTTCGGCGTGGCGCCCCCCGCGACTTCCCTTCCCCCTCCGGCCGGCAGTGGCACCGCGGCCTTCGGAGTGGCCCCGCCCGCGACTTCGCTTCCCCCTCCGACCGGCAGCGGCACCGCGGCTTTTGGAGCCGCGCCTCCCGCCACCTCCCTGCCACCTCCCACGGGCAGCGGCACGGCCCTCTTTGGCGCGCTGGCGAACTCCCTGCCGCCCATGGCCTCTGGTGGAGGGCTCGCGAGCAAGCCGCAGAACCTCACGCTGATGCTGACCAGCATCCAGGGCTTCGCCGAGCTCACCAGCCGGCAGACGCGCGAGGAGCACCTGCGGATGTTGGAGACGTACGAGGGGCTGCTCCTCCCGCTGCTGAAGGAGTACGAGGGCAAGCTCGTCCAGAAGCGGGGAGACTCGCTGCTCGCGGTGTTCAGCTCGCCCACGGGCGCGGTGCTCTGCGGCATGGGGATGCAGGATCGGCTGTGGCGCCACAACCAAGCCTTGCCCCCGGAGACGCGGCTCCACGTCCGCGTCTGCCTGCATGCCGGCGAGGTGCTGCTCATGCGCGACAGCGTGCTCGGCGAGCCCATGGAGGTGGTGAAGGCAGCGGAGCAGGTGGCTCTCGCGGACGAGGTGACGTTCACCGAGTCCGTGAACCTGGCGCGCAACCGCGCGGAGGTGGCGGCGGAGGCCTGCGGAGCCATTCCGCTCCCCGGCCGGGGAGAGTCGCTCCAGCTCTACCGAAGCAAGCACACCGCCGCCGAGGGCCCGCCCTTCGGAGGCCGGGACATGGGCAGCGCCCCGACGGAGAAGCGCGCCGTGCTCCCGGGGAAGCTCTCGCTGGAGGCACTGGGCCAGAAGCTCACGGGGCTGCTGGGGACGCGGACGCGGCGGCTCGTGGGGCTGGGGCTGGCCGGAGGGGTGCTGCTCTTCGGAGGGGTGGGGTTGTGGCTGTGGAACCAGAGCCCGGCGGTGCAGGCCCGGCGGCTGCTGGAGGCAGGCAAGCCCGCGGAGGCACTCAAGCGGCTCGACGCGGTGCCCGCGGAAGACCGCAAGGATCCGGAGCTTCGCCAGGTGCGCGCGCTGGCGCTGCACGGCTTGAAGCGGCACAACGACGAGCACGAAGTGCTGTTGGGCCTGGACGCGGATCAGCGCGAGGACCTGGAGCCGCAGGCGCTGGACGCGCTCGCGGAGGACTTCGGCGCCGACGAGAGTGACAAGGGGCTGCGCAAGCTGCTGGGCGCGCTGCCGAAGGACCCGCTGCGAAGCCACTTCGAGTCCCTGGCGGAGGGCGACGCCTCAGCGAAGCAATGGGGAGCGCTGCGCTACCTGGAGGCCTCGCAGGAGACGAAGGGGCTGGACCTGGTGGAGGTGTACATGACGGCGCTGGCCTTGGAGGACTGCGGCGTACGAGCCAAGGCCGCGCGACGGCTTGGAGCGCTGGGAAGCACGGAGGCAGTACCCGCGCTCACGAAGCTGGCCGGGCAGCCCAAGGAGAAGCAGCTGCTCGGCTCGAAGAACTGCGGCCAGGACGAGGCGGCGGCGGCGCTGCAGACGCTCGAGAAGTCCCGCTGA
- a CDS encoding serine/threonine-protein kinase, translating to MTDELTPDSLRLGSLVGPWRVEGYAGRGTYGVVYKARRAGHPGSAPVALKLALFAFDPRFLREVELLSRTRHPSVPDLLDRGWWHSSEGRTHPYLVMEWIHGVPLYEWGRVHRPTSRQVLQVVAQVAWGLEVLHRAGGLHRDVKGDNILVEPEGQAFLADFGSGTWEGAAPLTDNLMPPGTREYRSPEALRFQWNHLRQHGAHYEARTHDDLYALGVSAYRLVTGMYPPPGTDPEARLDPSRSPFPPREPPRVLNERVIPELSALIERMMAAEPVVRGLAREVAEAAETAAEHAGREADVPLAGQAAAHAGAVAIAARVRARSDAPVTTPVSPPAEVVRVPTPVLVEPEVHGWRDRARIVLVAGCLALVTGGIWWTGHGAHTRRATFVQVEELAEGVEGYDEPASLADASVTTRVSPLDSTVASGMIALQVPDDPLPGQMRAPCRRRGTVEINGGCWIRWADYPPPCGDKAYEWKGECFMPVYGPGRPPTSKKPQ from the coding sequence ATGACGGACGAGCTCACCCCTGACTCGCTCAGGCTTGGGAGCCTGGTAGGCCCCTGGCGCGTGGAGGGCTACGCCGGACGCGGCACCTATGGCGTGGTCTACAAGGCTCGGCGTGCTGGCCATCCGGGCTCCGCTCCGGTGGCCCTCAAGCTGGCGCTCTTCGCGTTCGACCCGCGCTTTCTACGTGAGGTGGAGCTGCTGTCGCGCACCCGCCACCCCTCCGTACCGGATCTGCTGGACCGGGGCTGGTGGCACTCGAGCGAGGGGCGCACGCATCCCTATCTCGTCATGGAGTGGATCCACGGAGTGCCGCTGTATGAGTGGGGGCGGGTGCACAGGCCCACTTCGCGTCAGGTGCTTCAGGTGGTGGCGCAGGTGGCGTGGGGCCTCGAGGTATTGCACAGGGCAGGGGGCCTGCACCGGGATGTGAAGGGAGACAACATCCTGGTGGAGCCCGAGGGCCAGGCCTTCCTCGCGGACTTCGGCTCGGGAACCTGGGAGGGAGCCGCCCCGCTCACGGACAACCTCATGCCTCCCGGGACTCGCGAGTACCGGAGTCCCGAGGCGCTGCGCTTCCAGTGGAACCACCTGCGTCAGCACGGCGCCCACTACGAGGCGCGCACCCATGACGATCTCTATGCGTTGGGCGTCAGTGCGTACCGGCTTGTGACGGGGATGTACCCGCCGCCGGGCACGGATCCGGAGGCGAGACTCGACCCGAGCCGGTCGCCCTTTCCACCACGGGAGCCGCCGCGCGTGCTCAACGAGCGGGTGATACCGGAACTGTCAGCGCTGATTGAGCGGATGATGGCAGCGGAGCCGGTGGTGCGTGGGCTTGCTCGCGAGGTGGCCGAGGCTGCGGAAACGGCGGCGGAACATGCGGGGCGCGAGGCGGATGTCCCGTTGGCGGGCCAGGCGGCTGCTCATGCCGGAGCCGTTGCCATCGCCGCTCGGGTGAGGGCCAGGTCCGATGCTCCGGTGACAACCCCCGTGTCACCACCCGCGGAGGTTGTCAGGGTGCCAACGCCAGTGCTTGTCGAGCCGGAGGTTCATGGCTGGAGGGACAGGGCCAGGATAGTCCTGGTAGCCGGGTGCCTGGCGCTGGTGACAGGAGGAATCTGGTGGACGGGCCATGGGGCGCACACGCGGCGCGCCACGTTCGTCCAGGTAGAGGAGCTGGCCGAGGGTGTGGAGGGATACGATGAGCCAGCATCGCTGGCGGATGCTTCCGTGACTACTCGGGTGTCCCCTCTGGATTCAACCGTGGCCTCGGGGATGATTGCTCTGCAGGTGCCGGATGATCCACTCCCGGGCCAGATGCGCGCTCCTTGCCGACGTCGTGGGACGGTCGAGATCAACGGCGGGTGCTGGATACGGTGGGCTGACTACCCGCCACCTTGTGGCGATAAGGCATACGAGTGGAAGGGCGAATGCTTCATGCCCGTCTATGGACCCGGGCGGCCACCTACCTCCAAGAAGCCTCAATAA
- the argB gene encoding acetylglutamate kinase, with product MSGLAAFKGRWFVVKIGGELASDKPKLAASVGAAVRAFLDAGVRVAVIHGGGPQATELTQKLGLTPKMVGGRRVTDEATLEVMKMTLAGQVSVDVAAAFRIAGVPAVCTTGVSAGLIDARKRPAKVITGAGPDPIDLGLVGDVTGVNTELFEKLSDAGLVPVLGSLSGDAQGNVFNINADTVATRVAAKLKAAKLFLVSNVPGVLANKDDPSTRLPTLTPAEAKAKIASGVIQGGMIPKVEESLAMLEEGIEAIHIVGISPANALSGEAEKAGSFGTAFLRG from the coding sequence GTGAGCGGGCTGGCGGCATTCAAGGGCCGCTGGTTCGTGGTGAAGATCGGCGGCGAGCTGGCCTCCGACAAGCCGAAGCTGGCCGCCAGTGTCGGCGCCGCCGTGCGCGCCTTCCTGGACGCCGGGGTGCGCGTCGCCGTCATTCATGGCGGTGGGCCTCAGGCCACGGAGCTCACGCAGAAGCTGGGGCTGACGCCGAAGATGGTGGGCGGGCGGCGCGTCACCGACGAGGCCACCCTGGAGGTGATGAAGATGACGCTCGCGGGCCAGGTGTCCGTGGACGTCGCCGCGGCGTTCCGCATCGCGGGCGTGCCGGCGGTGTGCACCACGGGCGTGTCCGCGGGGCTCATCGACGCGCGCAAGCGGCCGGCCAAGGTCATCACGGGCGCGGGGCCGGACCCCATCGATCTGGGGCTGGTGGGCGATGTCACCGGGGTGAACACCGAGCTCTTCGAGAAGCTGTCGGATGCGGGGCTGGTGCCGGTGCTGGGCTCGTTGTCCGGGGATGCGCAGGGCAACGTGTTCAACATCAACGCGGACACGGTGGCCACGCGCGTGGCCGCGAAGCTCAAGGCCGCCAAGCTGTTCCTGGTGTCCAACGTGCCCGGCGTGCTGGCCAACAAGGACGATCCGTCCACCCGGCTGCCCACGCTGACGCCCGCGGAGGCCAAGGCGAAGATCGCCTCCGGCGTCATCCAGGGTGGGATGATTCCGAAGGTGGAAGAGAGCCTCGCCATGCTGGAGGAGGGCATCGAGGCCATCCACATCGTCGGCATCTCGCCCGCGAACGCATTGTCGGGCGAGGCGGAGAAGGCCGGGAGCTTCGGCACCGCGTTCCTGCGCGGGTAG
- a CDS encoding PilW family protein produces the protein MVARASARARRGFTLIEVIVASGMGVIILAALMGYLVHRARMDQQEAQLGRLKQDASLVLGLLSRELRQAGLGRPTRARRDGDGELYPGPLIAATESSIAFVADLPRPDASLNGVSGFAANQGAPPLPDRAVALVNELTGGCDVDSSSPTACRTDEASLLLTPSGEDCLTSPRSAPTCPWGLKKYQPGEWLVVVDGVGRWLERQVSPNLFASSSSRNALELDARLPLDFFEVPNRGWVASLDRVFYRLQGETVERKQCWGSAGTTATVSGFSSPCGSTTEGTTWEPLLRSASRRGLAFRYFDAQGSELTALPLSTEDLRRVRRVEVLLRLSAPASGETVTYDTFTSVALRH, from the coding sequence ATGGTAGCCCGCGCCTCCGCTCGCGCACGGCGGGGCTTCACGCTCATCGAAGTCATCGTCGCCAGCGGCATGGGGGTGATCATCCTCGCGGCGCTCATGGGCTACCTGGTGCACCGCGCGCGCATGGATCAGCAGGAGGCGCAGCTCGGGCGGCTCAAGCAGGACGCGAGCCTGGTGCTCGGGCTGCTCAGCCGGGAGCTGCGACAGGCCGGGCTGGGGCGGCCCACCCGGGCCCGGCGCGATGGAGACGGCGAGCTCTATCCCGGGCCGCTGATCGCCGCGACCGAGAGCTCCATCGCCTTCGTGGCGGACCTGCCCCGGCCGGATGCGAGCCTCAACGGCGTCTCCGGCTTCGCCGCCAACCAGGGAGCCCCTCCGCTGCCCGATCGCGCGGTGGCCCTGGTCAACGAGCTGACCGGCGGTTGTGACGTGGACAGCTCCTCGCCCACGGCCTGCCGCACCGATGAGGCGTCGCTGCTGCTCACGCCCTCTGGAGAGGACTGTCTCACCTCGCCTCGGTCCGCGCCCACCTGTCCCTGGGGGCTGAAGAAGTACCAGCCGGGCGAATGGCTGGTGGTGGTGGACGGCGTCGGCCGCTGGCTGGAGCGCCAGGTGTCCCCGAACCTCTTCGCGAGCTCCAGCAGCCGCAACGCCCTGGAGCTCGACGCGCGGCTGCCCTTGGACTTCTTCGAGGTGCCCAACCGGGGTTGGGTGGCGTCCCTGGACCGCGTCTTCTATCGGCTCCAGGGGGAGACCGTGGAGCGCAAGCAGTGCTGGGGCTCCGCGGGAACCACCGCTACCGTCAGCGGGTTCTCCAGCCCCTGCGGCTCGACGACGGAGGGGACGACTTGGGAGCCGTTGCTGCGCTCCGCCAGCCGGAGGGGGCTGGCCTTCCGCTACTTCGACGCGCAGGGCTCCGAGCTCACGGCGCTGCCCCTGTCCACCGAGGATCTCCGGCGCGTGCGACGGGTGGAGGTGCTGCTGCGGCTGAGCGCGCCCGCTTCCGGAGAGACCGTGACGTATGACACCTTCACCTCCGTCGCGCTGAGGCACTAG
- the argC gene encoding N-acetyl-gamma-glutamyl-phosphate reductase encodes MANKVKAVLIGGTGYGGAEILRRLLFHPNVEVTRITAVDNIGKKVGEVHLNLAGLTDLTFQQLAPAEAVAGADVVFLAMPHKTTAQVVMEILSSGVRIVDLSGDFRLRDPAAYAKYYGVAHPAPQHLTDGTFVYGMPELNREAIRKARYIASPGCFATTIALGLLPLARGGKLRGPVHTVAATGSSGSGANPQITTHHPLRASNLRTYKPLEHQHIPEILQTLRAAGGSQDLSLEFVPVSAPLPRGIFSTSFADVPASTTQEELDALWKETYGKEPFIRVIGGGRQPEVVGVAGSNYVEVGFSLGPVTGDTRRVVCFSTLDNLVKGGAGQAIQSFNVMMGFDERTTLAEPGLWP; translated from the coding sequence ATGGCCAACAAGGTCAAGGCAGTCCTCATCGGTGGCACGGGCTACGGCGGCGCGGAGATCCTTCGCCGGCTCCTCTTCCACCCGAACGTCGAGGTCACCCGCATCACGGCGGTGGACAACATCGGCAAGAAGGTGGGCGAGGTCCACCTCAACCTCGCGGGCCTGACGGACCTCACCTTCCAGCAGCTCGCTCCGGCCGAGGCCGTCGCTGGCGCGGACGTGGTCTTCCTGGCCATGCCCCACAAGACGACCGCGCAGGTGGTGATGGAGATCCTCTCCTCGGGCGTGCGCATCGTCGACCTGTCCGGCGACTTCCGCCTGCGCGACCCCGCCGCCTACGCGAAATACTACGGCGTGGCCCACCCGGCGCCCCAGCACCTCACCGACGGCACCTTCGTCTACGGCATGCCGGAGCTGAACCGCGAGGCCATCCGCAAGGCTCGCTACATCGCCAGCCCGGGCTGCTTCGCCACCACCATCGCCCTGGGCCTGCTGCCGCTCGCCCGGGGCGGCAAGCTCCGAGGCCCCGTCCACACCGTGGCGGCCACGGGCTCGTCGGGCAGCGGCGCCAACCCGCAGATCACCACCCACCACCCGCTGCGCGCCAGCAACCTGCGCACCTACAAGCCGCTCGAGCACCAGCACATCCCGGAGATCCTCCAGACGCTGCGCGCGGCTGGTGGCTCGCAGGACCTGTCGCTGGAGTTCGTGCCGGTCTCCGCGCCGCTGCCTCGCGGCATCTTCTCCACCTCGTTCGCGGACGTGCCCGCCTCCACCACCCAGGAGGAGCTGGATGCGCTCTGGAAGGAGACCTACGGCAAGGAGCCGTTCATCCGCGTCATCGGTGGCGGGCGGCAGCCGGAGGTGGTCGGTGTTGCTGGCAGCAACTACGTGGAGGTCGGCTTCTCGCTGGGCCCCGTCACGGGGGACACCCGCCGCGTGGTCTGCTTCTCCACCCTGGACAACCTGGTCAAGGGCGGCGCGGGCCAGGCCATCCAGAGCTTCAACGTCATGATGGGCTTCGACGAGCGCACCACGCTCGCCGAGCCGGGGCTGTGGCCGTGA
- a CDS encoding M23 family metallopeptidase, which translates to MVTPDLDEAQALSWAARTALQTLPEEARRRILEPWLSPPPAPVLAIIFPPGGGVELAPEPLTMPRREVDLLNVMRELRAQHGTPVLALSAFFLGPESMERARKRLRLAPERITPNALSRVLRRREKPLLRQVREAERWARLYALGWPVDRSWRVTSRFGQRIHPILGILSEHRGIDIAVPVGTEVRAPADGVVTRVLESPVNGQWIEIDHGLGMRTHYCHLSLVEVKRGQQVKAGELVARSGDTGRVTGPHLHYQVKLPDGHVDPLGSRAPVDLIAAPWVLEPEPLAILPPPPPSPSSSTGNSHASVAP; encoded by the coding sequence GTGGTGACGCCGGATCTCGATGAGGCTCAGGCACTGAGCTGGGCTGCACGGACCGCGCTCCAGACGCTTCCCGAGGAGGCGCGGCGACGCATCCTGGAGCCGTGGCTCTCGCCCCCTCCCGCTCCAGTGCTGGCGATCATCTTCCCGCCCGGTGGAGGCGTGGAGCTCGCCCCCGAGCCGCTGACCATGCCTCGCCGGGAGGTCGATCTGCTCAACGTGATGCGGGAGCTGCGTGCCCAGCACGGCACGCCCGTGCTGGCGCTCTCGGCCTTCTTCCTCGGTCCCGAGTCCATGGAGCGCGCGAGGAAGCGCCTGCGGCTCGCCCCCGAGCGCATCACCCCCAACGCGCTCTCACGTGTGCTGCGGCGGCGCGAGAAGCCCCTTCTGCGCCAGGTGCGTGAAGCGGAGCGATGGGCCAGGCTCTACGCGCTCGGGTGGCCCGTCGACAGGTCCTGGCGCGTGACGTCTCGCTTCGGCCAGCGCATCCATCCCATACTGGGCATCCTCTCCGAGCATCGCGGCATCGACATCGCCGTGCCCGTGGGGACCGAGGTGCGCGCGCCCGCCGACGGTGTCGTCACCCGGGTGCTCGAGAGTCCAGTCAACGGGCAGTGGATCGAGATCGATCATGGCCTCGGGATGCGCACTCACTACTGCCACCTGTCGCTCGTGGAGGTGAAGCGCGGGCAGCAGGTGAAAGCGGGCGAGCTCGTGGCTCGCTCGGGTGACACGGGGCGTGTCACAGGGCCTCACCTTCATTACCAGGTGAAGCTACCGGACGGGCACGTGGACCCGTTGGGGAGTCGCGCTCCCGTGGACCTCATCGCCGCGCCCTGGGTACTCGAGCCCGAGCCGCTGGCCATCCTTCCGCCGCCTCCGCCGAGTCCCTCCTCCTCCACGGGGAACTCGCACGCATCCGTGGCGCCGTAA
- a CDS encoding type IV pilus modification PilV family protein, translated as MRRWGSKRSRAGHLLVEALAGGVLLSLTIAALASGEVASRRLLSRGIDELEMERAATERLEFLRAQPSSSPAWTGPSGGVVPGHPEWAWTITPEFVEDHDVRMGFPSFHYRRAKVTITAGDGRKVVREALRW; from the coding sequence GTGAGGCGCTGGGGCTCCAAGCGGAGCAGGGCGGGGCACCTGCTCGTCGAGGCGCTTGCGGGCGGGGTGCTGCTGTCGCTCACCATCGCCGCGCTCGCGTCCGGGGAGGTGGCCTCGCGCCGGCTCCTCTCGCGCGGCATCGACGAGCTGGAGATGGAGCGCGCCGCCACCGAGCGGCTCGAGTTCCTGCGCGCCCAGCCCTCGAGCTCTCCTGCGTGGACGGGGCCTTCTGGTGGCGTCGTTCCGGGACACCCGGAGTGGGCCTGGACCATCACCCCCGAGTTCGTGGAGGACCACGACGTCCGGATGGGCTTTCCCTCCTTCCACTACCGGCGCGCGAAGGTCACCATCACCGCGGGAGATGGGCGCAAGGTGGTGAGGGAGGCGCTGCGATGGTAG